A genomic region of Gossypium hirsutum isolate 1008001.06 chromosome D01, Gossypium_hirsutum_v2.1, whole genome shotgun sequence contains the following coding sequences:
- the LOC107905643 gene encoding probably inactive leucine-rich repeat receptor-like protein kinase At5g48380 isoform X1 encodes MEMAPNTRLVLHAFSWSLLAAISICSPNDIACLKSIRASLDDPHDYFKSSWNFNNYTEGFICNFVGIECWHPDDNEVLNIRLTNMGLKGQFPLGIVKCQRLMRLDLSNNQLSGPIPSNISKLFRFGTAIDISSNRFSGNIPKRIANCTFLNSLNLSNNQLTGFIPPELILLHRMKNFSVANNQLYGPVPLFNLSLSKDSFVGNPGLCGKPLEPCIDHKSSPFKNGFITGYAVSVVSVITIFMFYFAPCMHRNQRNKLLRHFILNLIWNRTRKVNMTQNSHQTSQMVLPDILHETSRETSMLVELVSRMSYSDLYEATNEFSAENIIGHGQMGTTYKATSSNGCLLAIKRLFDTQKFDEHFITELKTLGRLRHDNLIPLLGFCIESKEKLLVYKYMSNGNLYDLLHPLEKRTIGWPLRLKIACGVAKGLVWLHQNCNYKVIHLDICSRCILLDQNFEPKISNFSEAMLMKSNNRYWSSSFDMDREFWESSFVKEDVYRFGILVLELISRKEPSELTDLARTGDESIGKWVVDDVKSSDFVDGGLVRHGFDVEIFEILRVAWNCVQPNPDERPAMLQVHKIINGFSKKYGYG; translated from the exons ATGGAAATGGCTCCAAACACAAGACTTGTGCTCCATGCTTTCTCATGGTCATTGCTAGCTGCTATAAGTATCTGCTCTCCAAACGATATCGCCTGCTTGAAATCAATAAGAGCTTCCCTGGATGACCCTCATGACTACTTCAAATCTTCATGGAACTTCAACAATTACACAGAAGGTTTCATTTGTAACTTCGTGGGGATCGAGTGCTGGCACCCTGACGACAATGAAGTGCTAAACATTCGTCTAACCAACATGGGGTTGAAAGGTCAGTTTCCACTAGGCATTGTGAAGTGCCAGAGATTAATGAGATTAGACCTTTCAAATAACCAGCTTTCAGGACCCATtccatcaaatatttcaaaactcTTCCGTTTTGGAACTGCAATTGATATCTCCTCCAATAGATTCTCTGGTAACATACCAAAAAGAATAGCAAATTGCACTTTTCTAAATTCACTGAATCTCTCAAACAATCAACTAACCGGCTTTATTCCTCCAGAGCTTATTTTGCTACACCGGATGAAGAATTTCAGTGTTGCTAACAATCAATTATATGGTCCAGTGCCACTATTCAATCTCAGTTTAAGCAAGGATTCCTTTGTGGGTAATCCAGGACTATGTGGTAAACCTTTAGAGCCTTGCATTGATCATAAAAGCAGTCCCTTCAAGAATGGTTTTATAACAGGCTACGCTGTTTCTGTAGTTTCTGTTATAACCATTTTTATGTTCTACTTTGCCCCCTGCATGCATCGGAATCAGAGGAACAAACTGCTCCGCCACTTCATATTGAACCTGATATGGAATAGGACTAGAAAGGTTAACATGACACAAAATTCCCATCAAACAAGCCAAATGGTACTTCCAGATATCCTACATGAAACCAGCAGAGAG ACTTCTATGTTGGTGGAACTGGTTTCAAGAATGAGTTACAGTGATCTCTATGAAGCAACAAACGAGTTCAGTGCAGAAAACATCATAGGACATGGACAAATGGGGACAACATACAAGGCAACATCATCCAACGGTTGTCTTCTAGCAATCAAGAGGCTATTCGACACCCAAAAATTCGATGAACATTTCATAACAGAACTGAAAACTCTAGGGAGATTAAGACACGACAACCTAATCCCACTCTTAGGATTCTGTATAGAATCTAAAGAAAAGCTTCTGGTTTACAAATACATGTCCAACGGCAACCTTTATGATTTGTTACATCCTTTAGAAAAAAGAACCATTGGTTGGCCGTTGAGACTAAAAATTGCATGTGGTGTAGCAAAGGGTCTGGTTTGGCTTCATCAAAACTGCAATTACAAGGTGATTCATCTCGACATATGTTCGAGATGTATCTTACTTGACCAGAATTTTGAACCCAAGATATCGAATTTCAGTGAAGCGATGCTAATGAAATCGAATAATCGATATTGGAGCAGTAGTTTCGACATGGATAGGGAGTTTTGGGAGTCGAGTTTCGTCAAGGAAGATGTTTATAGGTTTGGGATACTGGTTCTTGAGTTGATTAGTAGAAAAGAACCGAGTGAACTCACTGATTTAGCAAGAACTGGAGATGAAAGTATTGGTAAATGGGTGGTTGATGATGTCAAGagttctgattttgttgatggaGGTTTGGTTAGGCATGGATTTGATGTTGAAATCTTTGAGATTCTGAGAGTTGCATGGAACTGTGTTCAGCCAAATCCTGATGAAAGGCCAGCAATGCTTCAAGTCCACAAAATAATTAATGGTTTTAGCAAGAAATATGGCTATGGGTGA
- the LOC107905643 gene encoding probably inactive leucine-rich repeat receptor-like protein kinase At5g48380 isoform X2: protein MEMAPNTRLVLHAFSWSLLAAISICSPNDIACLKSIRASLDDPHDYFKSSWNFNNYTEGFICNFVGIECWHPDDNEVLNIRLTNMGLKGQFPLGIVKCQRLMRLDLSNNQLSGPIPSNISKLFRFGTAIDISSNRFSELILLHRMKNFSVANNQLYGPVPLFNLSLSKDSFVGNPGLCGKPLEPCIDHKSSPFKNGFITGYAVSVVSVITIFMFYFAPCMHRNQRNKLLRHFILNLIWNRTRKVNMTQNSHQTSQMVLPDILHETSRETSMLVELVSRMSYSDLYEATNEFSAENIIGHGQMGTTYKATSSNGCLLAIKRLFDTQKFDEHFITELKTLGRLRHDNLIPLLGFCIESKEKLLVYKYMSNGNLYDLLHPLEKRTIGWPLRLKIACGVAKGLVWLHQNCNYKVIHLDICSRCILLDQNFEPKISNFSEAMLMKSNNRYWSSSFDMDREFWESSFVKEDVYRFGILVLELISRKEPSELTDLARTGDESIGKWVVDDVKSSDFVDGGLVRHGFDVEIFEILRVAWNCVQPNPDERPAMLQVHKIINGFSKKYGYG from the exons ATGGAAATGGCTCCAAACACAAGACTTGTGCTCCATGCTTTCTCATGGTCATTGCTAGCTGCTATAAGTATCTGCTCTCCAAACGATATCGCCTGCTTGAAATCAATAAGAGCTTCCCTGGATGACCCTCATGACTACTTCAAATCTTCATGGAACTTCAACAATTACACAGAAGGTTTCATTTGTAACTTCGTGGGGATCGAGTGCTGGCACCCTGACGACAATGAAGTGCTAAACATTCGTCTAACCAACATGGGGTTGAAAGGTCAGTTTCCACTAGGCATTGTGAAGTGCCAGAGATTAATGAGATTAGACCTTTCAAATAACCAGCTTTCAGGACCCATtccatcaaatatttcaaaactcTTCCGTTTTGGAACTGCAATTGATATCTCCTCCAATAGATTCTCTG AGCTTATTTTGCTACACCGGATGAAGAATTTCAGTGTTGCTAACAATCAATTATATGGTCCAGTGCCACTATTCAATCTCAGTTTAAGCAAGGATTCCTTTGTGGGTAATCCAGGACTATGTGGTAAACCTTTAGAGCCTTGCATTGATCATAAAAGCAGTCCCTTCAAGAATGGTTTTATAACAGGCTACGCTGTTTCTGTAGTTTCTGTTATAACCATTTTTATGTTCTACTTTGCCCCCTGCATGCATCGGAATCAGAGGAACAAACTGCTCCGCCACTTCATATTGAACCTGATATGGAATAGGACTAGAAAGGTTAACATGACACAAAATTCCCATCAAACAAGCCAAATGGTACTTCCAGATATCCTACATGAAACCAGCAGAGAG ACTTCTATGTTGGTGGAACTGGTTTCAAGAATGAGTTACAGTGATCTCTATGAAGCAACAAACGAGTTCAGTGCAGAAAACATCATAGGACATGGACAAATGGGGACAACATACAAGGCAACATCATCCAACGGTTGTCTTCTAGCAATCAAGAGGCTATTCGACACCCAAAAATTCGATGAACATTTCATAACAGAACTGAAAACTCTAGGGAGATTAAGACACGACAACCTAATCCCACTCTTAGGATTCTGTATAGAATCTAAAGAAAAGCTTCTGGTTTACAAATACATGTCCAACGGCAACCTTTATGATTTGTTACATCCTTTAGAAAAAAGAACCATTGGTTGGCCGTTGAGACTAAAAATTGCATGTGGTGTAGCAAAGGGTCTGGTTTGGCTTCATCAAAACTGCAATTACAAGGTGATTCATCTCGACATATGTTCGAGATGTATCTTACTTGACCAGAATTTTGAACCCAAGATATCGAATTTCAGTGAAGCGATGCTAATGAAATCGAATAATCGATATTGGAGCAGTAGTTTCGACATGGATAGGGAGTTTTGGGAGTCGAGTTTCGTCAAGGAAGATGTTTATAGGTTTGGGATACTGGTTCTTGAGTTGATTAGTAGAAAAGAACCGAGTGAACTCACTGATTTAGCAAGAACTGGAGATGAAAGTATTGGTAAATGGGTGGTTGATGATGTCAAGagttctgattttgttgatggaGGTTTGGTTAGGCATGGATTTGATGTTGAAATCTTTGAGATTCTGAGAGTTGCATGGAACTGTGTTCAGCCAAATCCTGATGAAAGGCCAGCAATGCTTCAAGTCCACAAAATAATTAATGGTTTTAGCAAGAAATATGGCTATGGGTGA
- the LOC107905645 gene encoding protein OCTOPUS: protein MNPTADPPLSQPQPPPHRPCDRHPEESFTTFCPSCLCERLAFLQPASTSSSSGKPPIAPSTTTAAAFKAIFKPPGGNGSRSSFLPELRRTKSFSASKNEGTNLGFEPQRKSCSLFSQEISDLGSSSIKTPTENDDVQIVEEEEQLKAMKDHMDLDSQTKKKTTFWSTASVFSKKLQQWRQKQKLKKPKNGDNGSVRLPLENPLGRRSCDIAPPRFSFDDSRFSFDEPRASWDGYLMGRTTTPFPKVPIATMVEDHPLTMDSINGESLPGGSAQTRDYYSDSRRRKSLDRSNSIRKTAAAVVAEIDELKSISTAKVSPAIVDSNSNSNSETFEISSFKDNASIIMNGDRTKESKKWSTKAWNILGFIHRKNVNKNEDEDNYSRASGVERSYSYSESVSEPRLGFNPKLMRSSSSVSWRNLSRFGVESNGRLMFDTMSGGVGSGRKGGSGKCRGNHAHPVPKRLY from the coding sequence ATGAATCCCACCGCCGATCCACCATTATCACAGCCACAGCCACCGCCTCACCGTCCCTGTGACCGCCACCCTGAAGAGAGTTTCACCACCTTTTGTCCCTCATGCCTTTGCGAACGTCTCGCTTTTCTTCAACCAGCTtccacttcttcttcttctggGAAACCACCCATTGCCCCCAGCACCACCACCGCCGCCGCATTTAAAGCCATTTTCAAACCTCCCGGTGGAAACGGTAGCCGATCCAGTTTTCTCCCTGAGCTCCGCCGTACAAAGTCGTTCTCGGCGTCTAAAAACGAAGGTACCAACTTGGGATTTGAACCTCAAAGGAAATCCTGCTCACTGTTTTCTCAAGAAATAAGTGATTTAggttcatcttccattaaaactCCTACTGAAAACGACGACGTACAGATCGTTGAAGAAGAAGAACAGTTGAAAGCCATGAAAGATCATATGGATCTTGATTCACAAACAAAGAAGAAAACTACTTTCTGGTCAACTGCTTCAGTTTTCAGCAAGAAACTTCAACAATGGAGACAAAAACAAAAGCTTAAAAAGCCCAAAAATGGTGATAATGGGTCAGTTAGATTGCCATTAGAGAACCCATTAGGAAGAAGATCTTGTGATATAGCTCCACCAAGGTTTTCATTTGATGATTCAAGGTTTTCATTTGATGAACCAAGAGCTTCATGGGATGGGTATTTAATGGGAAGAACAACAACACCATTCCCAAAAGTACCCATAGCCACAATGGTTGAAGATCATCCATTAACAATGGATTCCATTAATGGTGAGTCTTTACCGGGTGGATCAGCTCAAACAAGGGATTattattcagattctagaagaagAAAAAGTCTTGATAGATCCAATTCTATAAGAAAAACAGCTGCAGCTGTTGTAGCTGAGATTGATGAATTGAAATCAATTTCCACCGCTAAGGTTTCTCCGGCCATTGTCGATTCGAACTCCAACTCAAACTCGGAAACTTTCGAGATTAGCAGTTTTAAAGACAATGCTTCCATTATCATGAACGGGGATCGTACTAAAGAATCAAAGAAATGGAGTACCAAAGCTTGGAACATTTTGGGGTTCATTCATAGGAAGAATGTTAacaaaaatgaagatgaagatAACTATAGTAGAGCTAGTGGTGTCGAAAGATCGTATTCGTATTCGGAATCGGTGTCGGAGCCGAGGTTGGGTTTTAATCCGAAGCTTATGAGGAGTAGTAGCAGTGTAAGTTGGCGGAATTTGAGCAGGTTTGGTGTGGAGTCGAATGGACGGTTAATGTTCGACACGATGAGTGGCGGCGTCGGCAGTGGCCGGAAAGGTGGATCGGGGAAATGCAGGGGTAACCATGCACATCCTGTTCCAAAAAGGTTGTACTGA